From a single Photobacterium gaetbulicola Gung47 genomic region:
- a CDS encoding hypothetical protein (COG0457): MSASRWLIRLLFIGIISFSTQAKIFTTPILAEANELLQTNPEQSLAMTTRYLDQRRLSAPKETSRVHINDETDHSVRTPLSTVNALQILAKAHSLLNHPDKAIAAIKQAEDISTEENLTFSRLESQLIHADIYWSNLKNNARSLKMLSKVETDIVASSHLMLDSQIKRLQYQALMQRSIIESATDHESEAEKGFLKAKRFLINLDDPAELIHYQLVVGRHYFKHGHYDTALDRLLSGYWLAVENDDQAQTAVANYDLAVLFEQRKVFDKALEHATQAGEFFEHYDRSRPLAKTLELIASIYEQQGRFNLALVHYFNALDQENQLNSDIRSARLRLSIARVYLQLYNYPKSEQYLHHTRLIATQTGNEAIMAEAQILQGELELAEGKPEEAITNLQTGLMAASRIGNRDLQLEGENLLSRAFEQQNDYYNALLSQRRYEQLFITKQQAQVRSNVEVFKQQQRMLERSLHLEELERQQFESSKALYKQKNVTIFLFCLSGVIFILLVRRHKTAKQLQARLLRLRTDFYTHPRSGLRNLRMLTAKLPNSLQQSSANFEQWHLGEIINEPLSDRLRFALFEVPFLKHIYLKHGYQQGLDLERQFGEYLNQQICEPARLYHFSDAMFLYIEPNSRLDSAPDQLAGSLQQLVDRFLENKHIDNRVRVGMAEYPFLPRAYTAINDHELLDILLMATNAAREISKQESGSQWVHLSAIDAAPAASFASDNIRRSCIQGIHNGLVKVQTSGSCDISWNNDHVSDKNIS; the protein is encoded by the coding sequence ATGTCTGCTAGCCGTTGGCTGATCCGTTTGCTGTTCATAGGCATCATCTCGTTCAGCACACAAGCAAAAATTTTTACCACGCCAATCCTGGCAGAAGCCAATGAGCTGCTCCAAACCAATCCCGAGCAATCGCTGGCCATGACGACCCGCTACCTCGACCAGCGTCGCTTAAGTGCCCCCAAAGAAACCTCCCGCGTCCATATCAATGATGAAACTGACCACTCGGTAAGAACCCCGCTGAGCACAGTCAATGCCTTGCAGATCCTCGCTAAGGCCCACTCACTGTTGAACCACCCTGACAAAGCCATTGCGGCTATCAAGCAGGCCGAAGATATATCCACCGAGGAAAACCTGACATTCAGCCGGCTTGAGAGCCAGCTGATCCATGCCGATATCTACTGGAGCAACCTGAAAAATAACGCCCGCTCACTGAAAATGCTCAGCAAAGTAGAAACTGACATCGTCGCCAGCAGCCACCTGATGCTCGACAGCCAGATCAAGCGCCTGCAATACCAGGCATTGATGCAGCGCTCGATCATCGAGTCGGCAACCGATCACGAGAGCGAGGCGGAAAAGGGATTTCTCAAAGCCAAGCGCTTCCTGATCAACCTTGATGATCCCGCCGAGCTGATCCACTACCAACTGGTGGTCGGCAGGCATTACTTCAAGCATGGCCATTACGATACTGCACTGGATCGCTTGCTCAGTGGCTACTGGCTTGCCGTCGAAAATGATGACCAGGCCCAAACCGCCGTTGCCAACTACGATCTGGCGGTGCTGTTCGAGCAGCGCAAGGTGTTCGACAAAGCCCTAGAGCATGCCACCCAGGCCGGCGAGTTCTTCGAGCATTACGACCGTAGCCGGCCACTGGCCAAGACCCTGGAGCTGATCGCCTCTATCTATGAGCAGCAGGGTCGCTTCAACCTCGCTCTGGTTCACTACTTCAACGCCTTGGATCAGGAAAACCAGCTCAACAGCGATATCCGCTCGGCAAGGCTGCGCCTGAGCATCGCGCGGGTTTACCTGCAGCTCTACAACTACCCGAAATCCGAGCAGTACCTCCACCACACTCGCCTGATAGCCACCCAGACCGGTAACGAGGCAATCATGGCCGAGGCCCAGATTCTGCAAGGCGAGCTCGAGCTGGCCGAGGGCAAGCCCGAAGAGGCGATTACCAACCTGCAGACGGGGCTGATGGCTGCCAGCCGAATTGGCAACCGCGATCTTCAGCTGGAAGGGGAAAACCTTCTGTCACGTGCCTTCGAGCAGCAGAACGATTACTACAACGCCCTGCTGAGCCAGCGCCGTTACGAGCAACTTTTCATCACCAAGCAGCAAGCCCAGGTGAGAAGCAATGTCGAGGTTTTCAAGCAGCAGCAGCGCATGCTTGAGCGTTCGCTGCACCTCGAGGAACTGGAGCGCCAGCAGTTTGAGAGCAGCAAGGCCCTGTACAAGCAGAAGAATGTCACCATCTTCCTGTTCTGCCTCAGCGGCGTGATCTTTATCCTACTGGTAAGACGCCACAAAACCGCCAAGCAACTGCAAGCGCGCCTACTGCGCCTGCGGACCGATTTCTATACCCACCCGCGCAGCGGGCTGAGAAACTTGCGGATGCTGACTGCCAAACTGCCGAATTCCCTGCAGCAAAGCAGCGCTAACTTCGAGCAATGGCACCTTGGCGAGATCATCAACGAGCCACTGAGCGATCGCCTGCGCTTCGCTCTGTTCGAGGTGCCTTTCCTCAAGCACATCTACCTCAAACACGGCTACCAGCAGGGGCTGGATCTCGAACGCCAGTTTGGCGAATACCTCAACCAGCAGATTTGTGAACCGGCCAGGCTGTACCACTTCTCCGATGCCATGTTCCTGTACATTGAGCCAAATTCGCGGCTCGACTCGGCACCAGATCAACTGGCAGGCTCACTGCAACAGCTGGTCGACCGCTTCCTCGAGAACAAGCATATCGACAACCGCGTCAGAGTTGGTATGGCAGAATATCCTTTCTTGCCTAGGGCATACACCGCCATTAACGACCACGAGCTGCTTGATATCCTCCTGATGGCCACCAATGCCGCCAGGGAGATCAGCAAGCAGGAGTCGGGGAGCCAATGGGTCCACCTCAGTGCCATTGATGCAGCGCCTGCGGCAAGCTTTGCCAGTGACAATATCCGCCGTTCATGTATCCAAGGCATACATAATGGGCTAGTAAAAGTACAAACTTCAGGAAGTTGCGATATTAGCTGGAACAATGATCACGTTTCTGACAAAAATATCAGTTAA
- a CDS encoding 7-cyano-7-deazaguanine reductase (COG0780,COG2904): protein MSKYQDAKELAGLTLGKTTEYKDQYDPSLLQPVPRSLNRDDLSLGDDLPFTGYDIWTLYELSWLNKKGLPQVAIGEVRLPANSPNLIESKSFKLYLNSFNQTKFDNWQQIADTLQKDLTQCAGADVDVTVQPLSDFDNQPIANFFGECIDDQDIEITDYEFDPSHLEGAASEETVTEILHSHLLKSNCLITSQPDWGSVRISYTGKKIDREKLLRYLISFRDHNEFHEQCVERIFTDIMKYCKPELLTVYARYTRRGGLDINPYRTNMGKTPSDNFRLARQ from the coding sequence ATGAGCAAATATCAAGACGCGAAAGAATTAGCCGGTTTGACCCTAGGTAAAACGACGGAATACAAAGACCAGTATGACCCCTCTCTCCTCCAGCCTGTCCCTCGCAGCCTGAACCGAGATGATCTGTCCCTTGGCGATGACCTACCTTTCACCGGTTATGACATCTGGACACTCTACGAGCTGTCTTGGCTAAACAAGAAAGGCCTTCCACAGGTGGCAATCGGTGAGGTTCGCCTGCCGGCCAACAGCCCTAACCTGATCGAGTCCAAGTCATTCAAGCTTTACCTCAACAGCTTCAACCAGACTAAGTTTGACAACTGGCAGCAGATTGCAGATACCCTGCAAAAAGATCTGACCCAGTGCGCAGGTGCCGATGTTGATGTCACGGTGCAGCCCCTGTCTGACTTCGACAATCAGCCAATCGCCAACTTCTTCGGCGAATGCATCGACGATCAGGATATCGAAATTACGGATTACGAATTCGATCCATCGCACCTAGAAGGTGCCGCATCGGAAGAGACGGTCACCGAAATCCTGCACAGCCACCTCCTAAAGTCTAACTGCCTGATCACCAGCCAGCCAGATTGGGGCAGCGTGCGTATTTCCTATACCGGCAAGAAGATCGATCGCGAAAAGCTGCTGCGTTACCTGATCTCGTTCCGCGACCACAACGAGTTCCACGAGCAGTGTGTCGAGCGTATTTTCACTGACATCATGAAGTACTGTAAGCCGGAATTATTGACGGTTTACGCCCGCTATACCCGTCGCGGCGGTTTGGACATCAACCCGTACCGAACCAACATGGGCAAAACCCCAAGCGATAACTTCCGTCTGGCGCGCCAATAA
- a CDS encoding SecY interacting protein Syd, translated as MNHPVAAALSEFSSRFLQAWCDAGQGFPRSDDLVGLSSPCVKADDGYEVTWQPVARSPMGDLAGVEKGIELRLHEDIVAFYGAQFSGDMAAKFQTVTGMIEFDLLQAFSEDDVLRLQENILGHLVTQRRLKLKPTVFIGAMDSESEVVSVCNLSGEVILETLGKDNREVLSPSLEQFLAALQPVVRAE; from the coding sequence ATGAATCATCCCGTTGCAGCGGCGTTATCTGAATTTTCTTCCCGTTTTTTGCAGGCATGGTGTGATGCAGGTCAAGGTTTTCCCCGAAGTGATGACCTGGTGGGGTTATCATCACCTTGCGTGAAGGCCGATGATGGCTACGAAGTGACTTGGCAACCGGTTGCTCGCTCGCCGATGGGGGATCTTGCCGGTGTCGAGAAAGGGATCGAGCTTCGCCTACACGAAGATATTGTTGCTTTCTACGGTGCCCAGTTCAGTGGTGACATGGCCGCAAAATTCCAAACCGTTACGGGTATGATTGAATTTGACTTGCTCCAGGCCTTCAGCGAAGACGATGTATTGCGCCTGCAGGAGAACATTCTGGGGCACCTGGTGACCCAGCGCCGCTTGAAGCTCAAGCCGACGGTCTTTATCGGGGCGATGGATTCCGAGAGCGAGGTGGTGTCGGTGTGCAACCTCTCCGGCGAGGTGATCCTGGAGACGCTGGGCAAGGACAACCGCGAGGTACTCTCGCCGAGCTTGGAGCAGTTCCTGGCAGCCCTGCAACCTGTGGTAAGAGCCGAGTAA
- a CDS encoding putative Zn-ribbon-containing protein (COG5595), whose translation MYVVELQFECFDNTTVAAVDSAINGLMDALRYNGQVLGREFPIVMDEGTFKVRAVCPEQDSLHSRFHSPQVKAGMNRLSQASLLSPKVKLLGRDLNSEAAAENFSPSWQVIYTTYVHTCSPLRCGDTLMPIPLYRLPEPTLNGDHKAVIKWQTEWQACDELQMAGACQAEHAALHEIRDADSDIFRRGWDLRGRIEYITKIPTYYYQYRVGGESLESELSRPCPKCGGQWWLDKPLHGIFHYKCDKCRIVSNLSWDFQ comes from the coding sequence ATGTACGTCGTCGAATTGCAATTTGAATGTTTTGATAACACCACCGTCGCCGCGGTGGATAGCGCCATCAACGGATTGATGGATGCCCTGCGCTATAACGGCCAGGTGCTGGGGCGTGAGTTTCCCATCGTCATGGACGAGGGCACTTTCAAAGTCAGGGCGGTGTGCCCTGAGCAGGACAGCCTGCACTCCCGTTTCCATAGCCCGCAGGTCAAAGCCGGCATGAACCGCCTGAGCCAGGCCAGCTTGCTGAGCCCCAAGGTCAAGCTGCTGGGCAGAGATCTGAATTCGGAAGCCGCGGCCGAGAATTTCTCGCCGAGCTGGCAGGTGATTTATACCACGTATGTTCACACTTGCTCTCCGTTACGCTGCGGGGATACCCTGATGCCGATCCCGCTCTACCGCCTGCCGGAGCCGACATTGAATGGCGATCACAAAGCGGTGATCAAGTGGCAGACGGAATGGCAGGCCTGTGACGAGCTGCAAATGGCGGGGGCGTGTCAGGCCGAGCATGCGGCCCTGCATGAAATTCGAGATGCCGACAGTGATATCTTCCGCCGGGGGTGGGACTTGCGTGGGCGTATTGAGTACATCACTAAGATCCCGACCTATTACTATCAATACCGGGTCGGTGGCGAGAGCCTCGAGAGTGAATTGAGCCGACCGTGTCCGAAATGCGGTGGCCAGTGGTGGTTGGATAAGCCGCTGCATGGCATTTTCCATTACAAGTGCGACAAGTGCCGTATTGTTTCCAATCTGTCCTGGGATTTCCAATAA